Proteins encoded together in one Corallococcus soli window:
- a CDS encoding FIST signal transduction protein encodes MANVKMQTARSTLTDPVAAAEDLLRQLHGPPPKLVTLFASRQRDQRALNRAVRERLPKDTRLVGATTAGELDNNGIHVNSVVLGALSGDFEVGLGLGSGLTGDAIAAGAQAIKRACEELGVRQQDLDARRYVGLVIDDGFRYKKEELLLGILEKNQTLVLVGGGASDSEPDPSRQSALIHVDGEVAGDGVLVALFKTNAPWAALRSHWYVPTGQRLTITKVDETHTRALEIDGLPAAKRYAEILGVTPEELEFGKPKGFAVRPTALKVGREYFIRAAWRPLEDGSILFANLLEEGSELDLMKAGDLAGMTRDFFAEELPRRVQNPQAALLFHCSGRMWYANATGVVPQLSEALKLAPSAAGMNVQFEIYSGFHINTTLTVLAFGSN; translated from the coding sequence ATGGCCAACGTGAAGATGCAGACGGCTCGCTCCACCCTCACGGATCCAGTCGCTGCCGCGGAGGACCTCCTACGACAGCTGCACGGCCCCCCGCCGAAGCTGGTCACGCTGTTCGCCTCCCGCCAGCGAGACCAGCGCGCGCTCAACCGCGCGGTGCGCGAGCGGCTGCCCAAGGACACCCGGCTCGTGGGCGCCACCACGGCGGGGGAGCTGGACAACAACGGCATCCACGTCAACAGCGTGGTGCTGGGCGCGCTCTCCGGCGACTTCGAGGTCGGCCTGGGCCTGGGCAGCGGCCTCACCGGCGACGCCATCGCCGCGGGCGCCCAGGCCATCAAGCGCGCGTGCGAGGAGCTGGGCGTGCGCCAGCAGGACCTGGACGCGCGCCGGTACGTGGGCCTCGTGATTGACGACGGCTTCCGCTACAAAAAAGAAGAGCTGCTGCTGGGCATCCTGGAGAAGAACCAGACGCTGGTGCTGGTGGGCGGCGGCGCCAGCGACTCGGAGCCGGACCCCTCGCGCCAGTCCGCGCTCATCCACGTGGACGGTGAAGTCGCCGGCGACGGCGTGCTCGTGGCCCTCTTCAAGACGAACGCGCCCTGGGCCGCGCTGCGCTCGCACTGGTACGTGCCCACCGGCCAGCGGCTCACCATCACCAAGGTGGATGAGACGCACACGCGCGCGCTCGAAATCGACGGGCTGCCGGCCGCGAAGCGCTACGCCGAAATCCTGGGCGTCACCCCGGAGGAGCTGGAGTTCGGCAAGCCCAAGGGCTTCGCCGTGCGCCCCACCGCGCTGAAGGTGGGCCGCGAGTACTTCATCCGCGCCGCGTGGCGGCCCCTGGAGGACGGCTCCATCCTGTTCGCCAACCTGCTGGAGGAGGGCAGCGAGCTGGACCTGATGAAGGCAGGCGACCTGGCGGGTATGACGCGCGACTTCTTCGCGGAGGAGCTGCCCAGGCGGGTCCAGAACCCCCAGGCCGCCCTCCTGTTCCACTGCAGCGGACGCATGTGGTACGCGAACGCCACGGGTGTGGTGCCCCAGCTTTCGGAGGCGTTGAAGCTCGCACCGTCCGCCGCTGGGATGAACGTGCAGTTTGAAATCTACTCAGGCTTCCACATCAACACCACGCTGACCGTGCTGGCGTTCGGTTCCAACTAG
- a CDS encoding cytochrome C: protein MGAVGAFGSAGRTGLLSVLTGLALACGGQEASGLETAASLDETVTPANLESQTQAMTDDDARKGGNGRPAPVALALEVDNGEGVPLTVKAGQTFWVNQIDLRASINATVDEGVNGLRQNSDFLAIGWGGVRLADEEFVGLSNPDGTFTRRRFFRDAAWMKATSLFTVEPVDARGVLTGPPVLLNIGGDETRRTERDDFFIRRLRAIQWTRDCRSVTDCTGAKAFEEEALVEVRNAYEHAKKQTLTFTSRTKGLRLRWSLRPFAPYYIPVTQVSSPAHDYGFAIDIKPLTAPRKDGTYAPGSDVTFQLTLKDGKGKRLHPAGRLPTYNEVAPPGAPGNPAGIQYYQAFFDPTATYYRRKHRERMMMTQLIGPAQDIKPIRSIVDLEAFLDDSQDVQTIATPARDGVYAQFMTFPPANKLFGGAFFPNDGRWDAPVSDTWTYHLPADAKPGTYLVTAKGRRVFLGEDLPGSRTIEIQVGSKKHTEAKLTTGPCNTCHSKGGDLDTVLHANDNRAACASCHAPLGFELEGPIFVRTHFIHSRSNRFDAPLEKCSSCHLDKETTQRTSKAACLSCHKSYPDSHVKSFGPIESMYVGGGRESFQQCTGSCHKTHPGSGL from the coding sequence ATGGGTGCAGTTGGAGCTTTCGGTTCCGCGGGCCGCACGGGCCTGCTGTCGGTGTTGACGGGCCTGGCGCTGGCGTGCGGTGGACAGGAGGCTTCAGGGCTCGAAACCGCGGCGTCCCTGGATGAAACGGTCACGCCCGCGAACCTTGAGTCCCAGACCCAGGCGATGACGGACGACGACGCCCGCAAGGGGGGCAACGGCCGCCCGGCGCCGGTGGCGCTGGCGCTGGAAGTGGACAACGGGGAGGGCGTGCCCCTCACGGTGAAGGCCGGGCAGACGTTCTGGGTGAACCAGATTGATTTGCGCGCCTCCATCAACGCCACGGTGGACGAGGGCGTGAACGGCCTGCGCCAGAACAGCGACTTCCTCGCCATCGGGTGGGGGGGTGTGCGCCTGGCGGACGAGGAGTTCGTGGGCCTGTCCAACCCGGACGGCACCTTCACCCGCCGCCGGTTCTTCCGCGACGCGGCCTGGATGAAGGCCACCAGCCTCTTCACCGTGGAGCCGGTGGACGCGCGCGGCGTGCTCACGGGCCCGCCGGTGCTCCTGAACATCGGCGGCGACGAGACGCGCCGCACGGAGCGCGACGACTTCTTCATCCGCCGTCTGCGCGCCATCCAGTGGACGCGCGACTGTCGCAGCGTCACGGACTGTACGGGCGCGAAGGCCTTCGAGGAGGAGGCGCTGGTGGAGGTGCGCAACGCGTACGAGCACGCGAAGAAGCAGACCCTCACCTTCACGTCCCGGACGAAGGGCCTGCGCCTGCGCTGGAGCCTGCGGCCGTTCGCCCCGTACTACATCCCCGTCACGCAGGTGAGCTCGCCTGCCCACGACTACGGGTTCGCCATCGACATCAAGCCCCTGACGGCGCCCCGCAAGGACGGTACGTACGCCCCCGGGTCGGATGTCACCTTCCAGCTCACCCTGAAGGACGGGAAGGGCAAGCGTCTGCACCCCGCCGGCCGCCTTCCAACCTACAATGAGGTCGCACCGCCGGGTGCTCCCGGCAACCCCGCCGGGATCCAGTACTATCAGGCCTTCTTCGACCCGACCGCCACGTACTACCGCCGCAAGCACCGTGAACGGATGATGATGACGCAGCTCATCGGGCCTGCGCAGGACATCAAGCCCATCCGGAGCATCGTGGACCTGGAAGCGTTCCTCGACGACTCCCAGGACGTGCAGACCATCGCCACCCCGGCGCGCGACGGCGTCTACGCCCAGTTCATGACCTTCCCGCCCGCCAACAAGCTCTTCGGCGGCGCCTTCTTCCCCAATGACGGCCGCTGGGACGCGCCCGTGAGCGACACCTGGACCTACCACCTGCCCGCGGACGCGAAGCCCGGCACGTACCTGGTCACCGCCAAGGGCCGCCGCGTGTTCCTGGGCGAGGACCTGCCCGGCTCGCGCACCATTGAAATCCAGGTGGGGTCCAAGAAGCACACGGAGGCGAAGCTGACCACCGGCCCGTGCAACACCTGCCACAGCAAGGGTGGCGATTTGGACACCGTGCTGCATGCGAACGACAACCGCGCCGCCTGCGCGTCGTGCCATGCTCCGCTGGGCTTCGAACTGGAGGGGCCCATCTTCGTGCGCACGCACTTCATCCACTCGCGCTCCAACCGCTTCGACGCGCCCCTGGAGAAGTGCTCGTCCTGCCACCTGGACAAGGAGACCACGCAGCGCACCAGCAAGGCCGCCTGCCTGTCGTGCCACAAGAGCTACCCGGACAGCCACGTGAAGTCCTTCGGCCCCATCGAAAGCATGTACGTCGGTGGCGGTCGCGAATCGTTCCAGCAGTGCACCGGCAGTTGTCACAAGACACACCCGGGCAGCGGCCTCTAG
- a CDS encoding sensor histidine kinase has product MLRRWTFAQRVGAGLSVCLLAGLILLATLVSAAHTLVTDVALSVQRDSHLRTLVASLLGLGCVAALGMVLRNALGPMHEERLRSEQRLHLFMDGVSDYALCFLEPDGRVSCWSTGAERLTGWTSDDIVGQDVELLHVPDAVARRVPASYRERAARERRLQSEGWRMRKDGSRFWAESLLTALTDETGRLQGFAEVTRDITERKRTERMHALLAEAGRVLQPQAGAEALGADLTRLCVPEVADACVLYLPDEDGHVRPGAVSCADAATQTRLWEPLLRRPARDEPGPARVVHTGRAERFAEVDLERLPASVSDSTYGELWRALGVRSALSVPLIVDNRVLGALCLLSTRPHRHYGAADQAFLEELSARAALALDNARLLAATQGALELIGVAAHDLGNPLSSLQLRLRRLRLQCAPANAEDPRLREGLLLAEDETKRLGRLVHNLLDLSRLSGGRLELDARPMDLAQLAHEVAARHEDQATAAGCALTVHARGAAPGRWDRQRLDRVLTNLVSNALKFGRGKPVEVRVEHDAHKARLVVRDHGAGIPLEDQQRLFARFERVTTDSSTPGFGLGLYIVRQLVEAHGGTIRVHSRQGEGAEFTVELPFTPETPVGVVAAIRA; this is encoded by the coding sequence ATGTTGCGTCGCTGGACCTTCGCTCAGCGGGTCGGGGCCGGCCTGTCCGTGTGCCTGCTGGCCGGACTCATCCTGCTCGCCACCCTGGTGTCCGCGGCCCACACGCTGGTGACGGACGTGGCGCTCTCCGTGCAGCGGGACTCCCACCTGCGCACGCTGGTGGCGTCGCTGCTGGGCCTGGGCTGCGTGGCGGCGCTGGGCATGGTGCTCAGGAACGCCCTGGGCCCCATGCACGAGGAGCGGCTGCGCAGTGAGCAGCGACTGCACCTGTTCATGGATGGCGTGTCGGACTACGCGCTGTGCTTCCTGGAGCCGGATGGCCGGGTGTCCTGCTGGAGCACCGGCGCGGAGCGGCTGACGGGCTGGACGTCGGACGACATCGTGGGCCAGGACGTGGAGCTGCTGCACGTGCCGGACGCGGTGGCCCGGCGCGTGCCGGCCTCCTACCGCGAGCGCGCCGCCCGCGAGCGGCGGTTGCAGTCCGAGGGCTGGCGGATGCGCAAGGACGGCTCGCGCTTCTGGGCGGAGAGCCTGCTCACCGCGCTGACCGACGAGACGGGCCGCCTGCAGGGCTTCGCGGAGGTGACGCGCGACATCACCGAGCGCAAGCGCACCGAACGCATGCACGCGCTGCTCGCCGAGGCCGGCCGCGTGCTCCAGCCCCAGGCCGGCGCGGAGGCCCTGGGCGCCGACCTCACCCGCCTGTGCGTGCCGGAGGTGGCGGACGCGTGCGTGCTCTACCTGCCGGACGAGGATGGCCACGTGCGCCCGGGCGCCGTGTCCTGCGCGGACGCCGCCACCCAGACGCGGCTGTGGGAGCCGCTCTTGCGCCGGCCCGCGCGCGACGAGCCCGGCCCCGCCCGCGTTGTGCACACCGGCCGCGCGGAGCGCTTCGCGGAGGTGGACCTGGAGCGGCTGCCCGCGTCCGTCAGCGACAGCACCTACGGCGAGCTGTGGCGCGCGCTGGGCGTGCGCTCCGCCCTGAGCGTGCCGCTCATCGTGGACAACCGCGTGCTGGGCGCGCTGTGCCTTTTGTCCACCCGCCCCCACCGCCACTACGGCGCGGCCGACCAGGCCTTCCTGGAGGAGCTGTCCGCCCGGGCCGCGCTCGCGCTGGACAACGCCCGGCTGCTCGCGGCGACGCAGGGGGCGCTGGAGCTCATCGGCGTCGCGGCGCACGACCTGGGCAACCCGCTGAGCTCGCTCCAGCTGCGCCTGCGCCGCCTGCGCCTGCAGTGCGCCCCCGCCAACGCGGAGGATCCCCGCCTGCGCGAGGGGCTGCTGCTGGCCGAGGACGAGACGAAGCGCCTGGGCCGGCTGGTGCACAACCTGCTGGACCTGTCGCGGCTGTCCGGCGGCCGGCTGGAGCTGGACGCGCGCCCCATGGACCTGGCGCAGCTGGCGCACGAGGTGGCCGCCCGCCACGAGGACCAGGCCACCGCCGCCGGCTGCGCCCTCACCGTCCACGCCCGGGGCGCCGCCCCCGGCCGGTGGGACCGCCAGCGGCTGGACCGCGTCCTCACCAACCTGGTCAGCAACGCCCTCAAGTTCGGCCGGGGAAAGCCCGTGGAGGTGCGCGTGGAGCACGACGCCCACAAGGCCCGGCTCGTCGTGCGCGACCACGGCGCCGGCATCCCCCTGGAGGACCAGCAGCGCCTCTTCGCCCGCTTCGAGCGCGTCACCACCGACAGCAGCACCCCCGGCTTCGGCCTGGGCCTCTACATCGTCCGGCAGCTCGTGGAGGCCCACGGCGGCACCATCCGCGTCCACAGCCGCCAGGGCGAGGGCGCGGAGTTCACCGTCGAACTCCCGTTCACTCCGGAAACCCCGGTTGGCGTCGTGGCGGCGATTCGCGCCTGA
- a CDS encoding helicase-related protein, with product MASLVEGLKVRYLPQPEWGVGHLLSLQEEGSKALIAFPSREDAPVLVSTRGGALVPYALPHGEPIQTPKGRKATILGEEPGARGLRRYVVRFDDGEEDELPESEVRCLAPRSDLLSTLRDGRVGDAKAFMLRKQALVLDDERRGDALGALLASRVMVKPHQVGVVQRVLSARRPRFVLADEVGLGKTIEAGMVFSALRLVGLARRCLVVAPSHLTVQWLVELFHKFNQLFTLMDSDRYEQSLKEAPDVSPWARFPLVVTSLELLSRTREHRAEVAAEDAFWDLVIIDEAHHLKGEKAFAAAQGLAANAWGLLLLTATPMQLDPAEYHGLLTLIDATTAPSVKGFEARLQRQEELSAAVRALQEGQGAKAAVAALAKRFPEDARLQTLKEPEALLAHLAETYSLSDRLVRNRRAVVGGFSTRRLHRHPVQLTPEELQARDSALATLAQGTLRGAPLANVLRRLESSPAAFAGAVRANPALKEADLKLPARDAKFLAFVGVLGGIWKAEPRAKVLVFTESRDTLEALQAELSREGVEALGYHGDLPLVERDRQVARFRDPEGPRVLICTEVGGEGRNFQFAHHLVHYDLPWSPSTVEQRIGRLDRIGQAHPVDIHVFDPAGTLASDVLMLLADAVGVFGETVGGLDAVLEEVEARIAELALLPREARVGYAAELKTRVEAARAQVTRAYDPLLDVRSFDKPAVARLVARAHERMGDEPPEDDEEAAPLEDGLWSVARDLDERLEETVTELARRVGIGVDVDEQVEAFQVAFQFGHALNVEGLPGIDVMQDRTLLGTFWRDTAVEAEELEYFATGHPLVEALFGFLKDGPYGRSGFRLIEKRGLKKPVRGLELLFHVQLPEPEDTSPGARVPSRQLARFLERALLPVAVVEGPDGPVADPSVLPALESEGRALKGDDVHQAFPGFGPFVDAALPVAQAAAQAELTRRAQKARTALEAERDAAEARLRLSLSHQGLPPEAVDAQVDAERQHYARLLQALGGATVALDAACGFTLNR from the coding sequence ATGGCGTCTCTCGTCGAAGGTCTGAAGGTCCGCTACCTCCCGCAGCCCGAGTGGGGCGTGGGGCATCTGCTGTCGTTGCAGGAGGAGGGGTCCAAGGCGCTCATCGCCTTCCCGTCCCGCGAGGACGCGCCGGTGCTGGTGTCCACCCGGGGCGGCGCGCTGGTGCCGTACGCGCTGCCCCACGGTGAGCCCATCCAGACGCCGAAGGGGCGCAAGGCCACCATCCTGGGGGAGGAGCCCGGCGCGCGCGGCCTGCGCCGCTACGTGGTGCGCTTCGACGACGGGGAGGAGGACGAGCTGCCGGAGTCGGAGGTGCGCTGCCTGGCGCCGCGCTCGGACCTGCTGTCCACGCTGCGCGACGGGCGGGTGGGGGACGCGAAGGCGTTCATGCTGCGCAAGCAGGCGCTGGTGCTGGACGACGAGCGCCGGGGCGACGCGCTGGGGGCGCTGCTGGCCAGCCGGGTGATGGTGAAGCCGCACCAGGTGGGCGTGGTGCAGCGGGTGCTGTCCGCGCGCCGTCCGCGCTTCGTGCTGGCGGACGAGGTGGGCCTGGGCAAGACGATTGAAGCGGGCATGGTGTTCAGCGCGCTGCGGCTGGTGGGGCTGGCGCGCAGGTGTCTGGTGGTGGCGCCCAGCCACCTCACCGTGCAGTGGCTGGTGGAGCTGTTCCACAAGTTCAACCAGCTCTTCACGCTGATGGACTCGGACCGCTACGAGCAGTCGCTGAAGGAGGCGCCGGACGTCTCCCCGTGGGCGCGCTTCCCGCTGGTGGTGACGAGCCTGGAGTTGCTCAGCCGCACCCGCGAGCACCGCGCGGAGGTGGCGGCCGAGGACGCCTTCTGGGACCTGGTCATCATCGACGAGGCGCACCACCTGAAGGGCGAGAAGGCCTTCGCGGCCGCGCAGGGGCTGGCCGCCAACGCGTGGGGCCTGTTGCTGCTCACCGCCACGCCCATGCAGTTGGATCCGGCGGAGTACCACGGGCTGCTCACCCTCATCGACGCGACCACCGCCCCTTCCGTGAAGGGCTTCGAGGCGCGGCTGCAACGCCAGGAGGAGCTGTCCGCCGCGGTGCGCGCGCTCCAGGAGGGCCAGGGCGCGAAGGCCGCCGTGGCCGCGCTGGCGAAGCGCTTCCCGGAGGACGCGCGCCTGCAGACGCTGAAGGAGCCAGAGGCGCTGCTCGCGCACCTGGCGGAGACCTACAGCCTGTCGGACCGGCTGGTGCGCAACCGGCGCGCGGTGGTGGGCGGCTTCTCCACGCGCAGGCTCCACCGGCACCCGGTGCAGCTCACGCCGGAGGAGCTGCAGGCCCGCGACAGCGCGCTCGCCACGCTGGCGCAGGGCACGCTGAGGGGCGCGCCGCTGGCCAACGTGCTGCGGCGGCTGGAGTCCAGCCCCGCGGCCTTCGCGGGCGCGGTGAGGGCGAACCCGGCGCTGAAGGAAGCGGACCTGAAGCTGCCCGCCCGCGACGCGAAGTTCCTCGCGTTCGTGGGCGTGCTCGGCGGCATCTGGAAGGCGGAGCCGCGCGCGAAGGTGCTGGTGTTCACGGAGAGCCGCGACACGCTGGAGGCGCTCCAGGCGGAGCTGTCGCGCGAGGGCGTGGAGGCGCTGGGCTACCACGGCGACCTGCCGCTCGTGGAGCGCGACCGGCAGGTGGCGCGCTTCCGGGATCCGGAGGGGCCCCGGGTGCTCATCTGCACGGAGGTGGGCGGCGAGGGCCGCAACTTCCAGTTCGCGCACCACCTGGTGCACTACGACCTGCCGTGGAGCCCCTCCACGGTGGAGCAGAGAATCGGCCGGTTGGACCGCATCGGTCAGGCGCACCCGGTGGACATCCACGTCTTCGACCCCGCGGGCACGCTCGCGTCGGACGTGCTGATGCTGCTGGCGGACGCCGTGGGCGTCTTCGGTGAGACGGTGGGCGGCCTGGACGCGGTGCTGGAGGAGGTGGAGGCGCGCATCGCGGAGCTGGCGCTGCTGCCCCGCGAGGCGCGCGTGGGCTACGCGGCGGAGCTGAAGACGCGCGTGGAGGCGGCGCGCGCGCAGGTGACGCGCGCGTATGATCCGCTGCTGGACGTGCGCAGCTTCGACAAGCCGGCCGTCGCCCGGCTGGTGGCGCGCGCGCACGAGCGCATGGGCGACGAGCCCCCCGAGGACGACGAGGAGGCCGCGCCGCTGGAGGACGGCCTCTGGAGCGTGGCGCGCGACCTGGACGAGCGCCTGGAGGAGACCGTCACGGAGCTGGCGCGCCGCGTGGGCATTGGCGTGGACGTGGACGAGCAGGTGGAGGCCTTCCAGGTGGCCTTCCAGTTCGGCCACGCGCTCAATGTGGAAGGGCTGCCCGGCATCGACGTGATGCAGGACCGCACGCTCCTGGGCACCTTCTGGCGCGACACCGCCGTGGAGGCGGAGGAGCTGGAGTACTTCGCCACCGGCCACCCGCTGGTGGAGGCGCTGTTCGGCTTCCTCAAGGATGGGCCCTACGGCCGCAGCGGCTTCCGCCTCATCGAGAAGCGCGGCCTGAAGAAGCCCGTGCGCGGCCTGGAGCTGCTCTTCCACGTCCAGCTCCCGGAGCCCGAGGACACCTCCCCCGGCGCCCGCGTGCCCAGCCGCCAGCTGGCGCGCTTCCTGGAACGCGCCCTGCTGCCCGTCGCCGTGGTGGAGGGCCCGGACGGCCCCGTGGCGGACCCGTCCGTCCTGCCCGCCCTGGAGTCAGAGGGCCGCGCCCTCAAGGGCGACGACGTCCACCAGGCCTTCCCCGGCTTCGGCCCCTTCGTGGACGCCGCCCTCCCGGTGGCCCAGGCCGCCGCCCAGGCGGAGCTGACCCGGCGCGCCCAGAAGGCCCGGACCGCCCTGGAGGCCGAGCGCGACGCCGCCGAGGCCCGCCTGCGCCTGTCCCTCTCCCACCAGGGCCTGCCTCCGGAGGCGGTGGACGCCCAGGTTGACGCGGAGCGCCAACACTACGCCCGGCTCCTCCAGGCCCTCGGCGGGGCCACCGTGGCGCTCGACGCGGCTTGCGGTTTCACCCTCAATCGTTGA
- a CDS encoding TadE/TadG family type IV pilus assembly protein, translated as MASSQSQRRKSESGQAAVEAALCMPLVVFLVLGSLQLFMLLQGRILAQVAVYRAVRAGSLNHGSCQAMTHAALVTMLPTVTSTNTGAKLAKAFEDRERNHLRVSGSKGELFTEGPMVEIVRESPDVAWVRGLDGDEDLLFDAPTDSAVELRRRTLEIRMVAWYYMRIPFADWVMSRMFLAHFHLRNYQNANPLNPAQGKTDWWNDTDVELGADGWPGGDLGERMVKWSGQGHYLFPIQVHAAMRMMTPVKAENFQGGAGCSLHGF; from the coding sequence ATGGCCTCCTCCCAATCCCAGCGTCGGAAGTCCGAGTCCGGTCAGGCGGCCGTCGAGGCGGCGTTGTGCATGCCGCTGGTGGTGTTCCTGGTGCTGGGGTCGCTGCAGCTCTTCATGCTGTTGCAGGGCCGCATCCTGGCGCAGGTGGCGGTGTACCGCGCGGTGCGCGCGGGCAGCCTGAACCACGGCAGTTGCCAGGCGATGACGCACGCGGCGCTGGTGACGATGCTGCCCACGGTGACGTCCACCAACACGGGCGCGAAGCTGGCGAAGGCCTTCGAGGACCGCGAGCGCAACCACCTGCGCGTGAGCGGCTCCAAGGGCGAGCTCTTCACCGAAGGCCCCATGGTGGAGATCGTCCGCGAGTCGCCGGACGTCGCCTGGGTGCGCGGCCTGGACGGGGACGAGGACCTGCTGTTCGACGCGCCCACGGATTCGGCGGTGGAGCTGCGGCGGCGCACGCTCGAGATCCGCATGGTGGCCTGGTACTACATGCGCATCCCGTTCGCGGACTGGGTGATGAGCCGCATGTTCCTGGCCCACTTCCACCTGAGGAACTACCAGAACGCCAACCCGCTGAACCCCGCGCAGGGCAAGACGGACTGGTGGAACGACACCGACGTGGAGCTGGGCGCGGACGGGTGGCCCGGCGGTGACCTGGGCGAGCGGATGGTGAAGTGGAGCGGGCAGGGCCACTACCTGTTCCCCATCCAGGTGCACGCGGCCATGCGGATGATGACGCCGGTGAAGGCGGAGAACTTCCAGGGAGGTGCCGGATGCAGCCTGCACGGCTTCTGA
- a CDS encoding pilus assembly protein translates to MQPARLLRHGGRGQALVLFSLTLLLLTLMVLMTLGFGMRAKERVEIQMAADAAAYSQAVSTARTFNAIAVMNRAQIAHMVAMAGTQSMISFGSQYHAARQATPCPVPDPAFALLDEAAATQTRQLQGRAGAMYSAELALYSRLVGSQLADQKLTRAIARAVNPELDAPEQGANKSLSEVSGGASSIQSKDKLMEQEAAGNTPAATGAVATTGGGQGDAMRNATMGSLGWTWVHGRPSGSAGFGSGMAANNPGFTHYPSIGGMDSSTYQTISGRNSWAHDHADAPALIPCPDGNIYPSPTANAWVMSDEYQSKQDQHVFMLHPAPGQGMESGKRVDEMHTLGACVVCPGIWPYAVGFNAGLLHDNGGENDFGQPKLYAMVLRDYASNSRRARPDPWNLMFKFKFAGQETLFDNSAPLGRIQPTGREDVQRNQVALSAGMAYYHRPRPAAVGGGWEEPPNFLNPFWRATLVSTEGARDDKPAESLDQAGFSEHAGALRRLDAAGYRGASRTGGRY, encoded by the coding sequence ATGCAGCCTGCACGGCTTCTGAGGCACGGCGGACGCGGACAGGCGCTGGTCCTGTTCTCGCTCACGCTCCTCTTGCTGACGCTGATGGTGTTGATGACGCTGGGCTTCGGCATGCGCGCCAAGGAGCGCGTCGAAATCCAGATGGCGGCGGACGCGGCGGCGTACAGCCAGGCGGTGTCCACGGCGCGCACGTTCAACGCCATCGCGGTGATGAACCGCGCGCAGATCGCCCACATGGTGGCCATGGCGGGCACCCAGTCGATGATCAGCTTCGGCAGCCAGTACCACGCCGCGCGCCAGGCCACGCCCTGCCCCGTGCCGGACCCGGCGTTCGCGCTGCTGGACGAGGCCGCCGCCACCCAGACGCGGCAGCTCCAGGGGCGGGCGGGCGCCATGTACAGCGCGGAGCTGGCGCTGTACTCGCGCCTGGTGGGCTCGCAGCTGGCGGACCAGAAGCTCACCCGGGCCATTGCCCGGGCGGTCAACCCGGAGCTGGACGCTCCGGAGCAGGGCGCCAACAAGTCCCTGTCGGAGGTGTCCGGCGGCGCGTCCTCCATCCAGAGCAAGGACAAGCTCATGGAGCAGGAGGCCGCCGGCAATACGCCAGCGGCCACCGGCGCGGTGGCGACGACCGGTGGCGGTCAGGGCGACGCCATGCGCAACGCCACCATGGGCAGCCTGGGCTGGACGTGGGTGCACGGCCGTCCCAGCGGCAGCGCGGGCTTCGGCTCGGGCATGGCCGCGAACAACCCGGGCTTCACGCACTACCCCAGCATCGGAGGGATGGACTCCTCCACCTACCAGACCATCTCCGGCCGCAACTCGTGGGCGCACGACCACGCGGATGCGCCGGCGCTCATCCCGTGCCCGGACGGCAACATCTACCCGAGCCCCACCGCGAACGCCTGGGTGATGTCGGACGAGTACCAGTCCAAGCAGGACCAGCACGTCTTCATGCTCCACCCGGCGCCCGGCCAGGGCATGGAGTCCGGCAAGCGCGTGGATGAGATGCACACGCTGGGCGCCTGCGTCGTCTGCCCGGGCATCTGGCCCTATGCGGTGGGCTTCAACGCGGGGCTCCTGCACGACAACGGCGGGGAGAACGACTTCGGACAGCCCAAGCTGTACGCCATGGTGCTGCGCGACTACGCCAGCAACAGCCGCAGGGCCCGGCCGGACCCCTGGAACCTGATGTTCAAGTTCAAGTTCGCGGGCCAGGAGACGCTGTTCGACAACTCGGCGCCGCTGGGCCGCATCCAGCCCACCGGCCGCGAGGACGTGCAGCGCAACCAGGTGGCCCTGTCCGCGGGCATGGCCTACTACCACCGGCCCCGGCCCGCGGCGGTGGGCGGCGGCTGGGAGGAGCCTCCCAACTTCCTCAACCCCTTCTGGCGCGCCACGCTGGTGAGCACCGAGGGCGCCCGGGACGACAAGCCCGCGGAGAGCCTGGACCAGGCGGGCTTCTCCGAACACGCGGGCGCGCTGCGCCGGCTGGACGCCGCGGGCTACCGGGGCGCCAGCCGCACCGGCGGAAGGTACTGA